In the genome of Candidatus Latescibacter sp., one region contains:
- a CDS encoding NAD(P)/FAD-dependent oxidoreductase, with translation MSFSHLFSPIKLGKVEISNRTAMAPMGVGLYSPDETWPLREIRYFEERAIGGTGLIITPFTRVHGALASIHLVGIYDDRFITSHKQLVERIHRYDTKIFLQIALSGGQLSHEAPTSMYSNLYPVKPRELTADEIDELAESFLKAAARAVEAGYDGVEVHGAHSYLIGQMMSPALNKRADRYGGTFEKRMKFPTDIIAGIRKQFPDLPVGFKFSADEALPGGVDIDLAKDIARHIAGLGVCYLHVSTTGLTHEFMYEYCAVSPMYVPRNTLMPLAAAIKKAVSGTPVIAGGSITVPEEAEEFIAQGKCDMVALGRTILADPHWADHARKGKRVVPCIRCNVCYCQLWFGKVLWCSVNPYLLREAEQKLPVPAEKKKVMVVGAGPAGIRCALTAAKRGHDVLLCEKKPFVGGMVYPGSRPECKADLARLYEWYAAELRESTVTLRLNCTVTPEMVEKEAPDALVIAIGAEPLLPDVPGMDLPHVAQAVEVLRDVARFSGKKAAVVGGGEVGCETACHLADHGWEVALIEMLPHLMQASHSIFNRYPMIELLKNRNVKIMTETRLNAVTDGGIEVILPNQKQWGLDVDLVVIAAGFKQTEAVAARGASMSLVSVSGLVGSLAMKADEVHIIGDCAALGRIREATEAGERVGSRL, from the coding sequence ATGTCTTTTTCACATCTCTTCAGCCCCATAAAACTTGGTAAGGTGGAAATATCAAACCGCACTGCGATGGCGCCCATGGGGGTCGGCCTCTACAGTCCCGATGAAACCTGGCCGCTCCGTGAGATACGGTATTTCGAGGAGCGCGCCATCGGAGGAACGGGCTTGATAATCACTCCGTTCACCCGCGTCCACGGCGCCCTGGCCTCCATTCACCTGGTCGGTATCTACGATGACCGTTTTATCACATCGCACAAACAGCTTGTAGAGCGGATTCACCGGTACGACACCAAGATATTCCTGCAGATCGCCCTTTCCGGAGGGCAGCTTAGTCATGAGGCCCCAACCTCAATGTACAGCAATTTATATCCGGTTAAACCGCGTGAGCTTACCGCCGACGAGATCGATGAACTGGCGGAATCGTTCCTCAAAGCCGCCGCTCGGGCGGTTGAAGCAGGCTATGACGGCGTCGAGGTGCATGGCGCTCACAGCTACCTGATCGGGCAGATGATGTCTCCCGCACTGAACAAACGCGCCGACCGGTATGGCGGAACCTTTGAAAAACGGATGAAATTCCCAACCGATATAATCGCCGGAATCAGGAAACAGTTCCCTGACCTTCCGGTCGGATTTAAATTCAGCGCCGATGAAGCGCTGCCGGGCGGCGTTGACATCGACCTGGCGAAAGATATCGCCCGTCACATCGCAGGGCTGGGAGTATGCTATCTCCATGTTTCGACCACAGGACTGACCCACGAGTTCATGTACGAATACTGCGCGGTTTCGCCGATGTACGTTCCCCGCAACACCCTCATGCCTCTGGCTGCGGCTATCAAGAAAGCCGTTTCCGGCACACCGGTGATCGCCGGAGGCTCCATTACCGTCCCTGAGGAGGCGGAGGAGTTCATCGCCCAGGGGAAATGCGATATGGTTGCGCTGGGAAGGACAATCCTCGCCGACCCGCACTGGGCTGATCATGCCCGTAAAGGGAAACGGGTCGTTCCCTGTATCCGGTGCAATGTATGCTACTGCCAGCTCTGGTTCGGGAAAGTGCTGTGGTGTTCGGTGAATCCCTATCTTCTCCGTGAGGCGGAGCAAAAACTCCCCGTTCCGGCTGAGAAAAAGAAAGTGATGGTGGTGGGCGCCGGGCCTGCGGGGATACGATGCGCATTGACCGCGGCGAAACGCGGGCATGATGTGCTTCTCTGTGAGAAAAAGCCTTTTGTCGGAGGCATGGTGTATCCGGGCAGCAGGCCGGAATGCAAGGCGGATCTGGCACGGCTTTACGAATGGTATGCCGCAGAGCTGCGGGAGAGCACGGTTACACTCCGGCTTAACTGTACAGTCACCCCGGAAATGGTGGAAAAGGAGGCTCCCGATGCCCTGGTTATCGCTATCGGGGCTGAACCCCTTCTGCCGGATGTTCCCGGAATGGACCTTCCCCATGTGGCGCAGGCGGTCGAGGTTCTCCGCGATGTCGCTCGGTTCAGCGGGAAAAAAGCGGCGGTGGTCGGCGGCGGGGAAGTGGGATGCGAGACAGCCTGCCACCTGGCTGATCACGGCTGGGAGGTCGCCCTCATCGAAATGCTGCCGCATCTCATGCAGGCGTCGCATTCGATTTTTAACAGGTACCCCATGATCGAGCTCCTGAAAAACCGTAATGTGAAAATAATGACGGAAACCAGGCTTAATGCGGTCACCGATGGAGGGATCGAAGTCATCCTTCCCAATCAAAAGCAGTGGGGCCTGGATGTCGATCTGGTGGTAATCGCCGCCGGTTTCAAACAAACGGAAGCAGTTGCGGCCAGAGGCGCATCCATGAGCCTGGTATCGGTAAGCGGGCTTGTCGGCAGTCTGGCCATGAAAGCGGACGAGGTGCATATTATCGGCGACTGCGCCGCTCTCGGCCGCATCCGTGAGGCCACCGAAGCCGGAGAACGTGTCGGCAGCCGGTTGTGA
- a CDS encoding aldo/keto reductase → MKRRDFFKCGAVGIMGVTLGDSSIAETEKITLWKELTAFYPKPKGGHMPMKELGKTGIKVSRLTFGSHIRAEMRKYDYQREYMMHEAHDLGVNVFDVYDQEEGVSTGGSYQYEPLARQIKPFKNEALVSISFRPYEGRTDEQELERDLKIFDRDAIDLVRILRQPESPIWGKLIKWKEQGKIRAFGAPVHDMSHIDMLVGKVPLDYILFPYNFYHNICWLEEKEDDFESVPERLRKNGIGVVVMKPFAGDYLATPFIEVARRLRKTEDIDFCQAAIRYVLNSKVDPDTMFVGMYNLYHLYDNVAAYYDPGMSKEERQLLDDMQKTIVRSNTKAWLPDHYQWLDNWAPRERYHRQV, encoded by the coding sequence ATGAAACGTCGCGATTTCTTCAAATGCGGAGCCGTTGGCATCATGGGAGTTACACTCGGCGACTCTTCTATTGCGGAAACAGAAAAAATCACTCTTTGGAAAGAACTGACCGCCTTCTATCCAAAACCAAAGGGCGGTCACATGCCCATGAAAGAGCTGGGTAAAACCGGCATCAAGGTTTCCCGGCTTACATTCGGCTCTCACATTCGCGCGGAAATGCGTAAATATGACTATCAGCGCGAGTACATGATGCATGAGGCGCATGACCTGGGAGTGAATGTATTCGACGTCTATGACCAGGAGGAGGGCGTCTCGACCGGCGGCAGTTACCAGTACGAGCCGCTGGCCAGGCAGATCAAGCCCTTCAAGAACGAGGCCCTCGTGTCGATCTCGTTCCGCCCATACGAAGGACGCACCGATGAGCAGGAACTGGAGCGCGACCTTAAAATATTCGACCGCGACGCCATCGATCTGGTGCGCATCCTGCGCCAGCCGGAGAGTCCCATATGGGGAAAACTGATCAAGTGGAAGGAACAGGGAAAGATCCGCGCTTTCGGCGCCCCGGTTCACGACATGAGTCATATCGATATGCTCGTCGGAAAAGTGCCTCTCGATTATATTCTCTTTCCCTACAATTTTTATCACAACATATGCTGGCTCGAGGAGAAGGAAGACGATTTCGAGTCGGTGCCTGAACGGCTCCGCAAGAACGGCATCGGCGTCGTCGTCATGAAACCTTTTGCAGGCGACTACCTCGCCACTCCATTCATCGAAGTGGCCCGCAGACTGCGGAAAACTGAAGATATAGATTTCTGCCAGGCTGCCATCAGGTATGTCCTCAACTCTAAGGTCGACCCTGACACTATGTTTGTCGGCATGTACAATCTCTACCACCTTTATGATAATGTGGCGGCATACTATGATCCCGGGATGTCCAAAGAGGAGAGGCAGCTCCTGGATGATATGCAGAAAACTATCGTTCGCAGCAACACCAAAGCGTGGCTCCCGGACCACTACCAGTGGCTCGACAACTGGGCGCCCCGGGAACGGTATCACAGGCAGGTATGA
- a CDS encoding tetratricopeptide repeat protein, with amino-acid sequence MNEHEAQRFLNEQRYQAELPFPVSAVFTHYARSSSKNYALRSLQLVATAQSTIRYTAIVAACDYAANPDADEGILNWLRQEWLGGKKPSFGTWYGALMRLLAESGKSWKHPFVPEFGAIDRELLEKKIQPLIHSRNVEIGHAEYYEALALKHFVELQEENLFAVMEQFSFLARYPLAFAEVEDDYEPPSPGTKQAVNICRGASHNFARYTVAPSHPLPPGAPFIWNPEYTGILTLSPFLIYGRATTDAEQKERVKGVAHIQGLMVMNGVTKGSPVYTSVDAEAQFSLDSFEFPPKERIQEQVDSALKKGLDVPSRMETRLSEDEKELFVRTTDYVEPGFEKESVPLQKKKPSLKTVLVSAILGVLVLIVGFALYSRFTAPKQQIRSIAVLAFRNISDDPKQEYLCEGIAETIINTLTRVDGLNVTARTSAFSFKGKNVTIAEIGKELNVETVLEGSIQKEGDNIRITAQLIKVDDEYHLWSDTYNRKMESIFAIQDEISQAIVRALKGRLLKEEKTAIKKRYTENTEAFELYLQGLSYWNKRNEEGMKIGIQHFQQAISIDPFYALAYAGIADCYNMLGYYSYLSPKEAYPRAKIAAEKALKIDDTLAEAHASLGWVRLFFDWDWPEAQKEFKQAIDLNPNYAEAHSWFSVYLRITGQFDDAIAEIDRAQELDPLSVNIITTAGNVRTIVGRYNEAMDYYNKALEMDPSFPLTYFHLGQNNIYTMRWEEAIASLNEFMILSGSTPLSIGFLGYAYAMSGRKDEALKMLKRLNDLSMERYVSPFFKALIFMGLGEKDQVFKYLEQAYEDRETWLVTNQFKLIFQSLRDDPRFTALIKKNRIPGIRAVP; translated from the coding sequence ATGAACGAGCATGAGGCGCAGCGCTTCCTCAACGAACAGCGTTACCAGGCAGAGCTGCCGTTCCCTGTCTCGGCAGTGTTCACCCACTATGCAAGATCATCGAGCAAGAACTACGCTCTCCGCTCTTTACAGCTTGTCGCTACCGCCCAGTCCACTATACGCTACACCGCCATAGTCGCCGCATGCGACTATGCCGCCAATCCCGACGCCGATGAGGGCATCCTGAACTGGCTCAGGCAGGAATGGCTCGGCGGGAAAAAGCCGAGCTTCGGGACCTGGTACGGCGCGCTCATGCGGCTCCTCGCCGAATCCGGGAAAAGCTGGAAGCATCCCTTTGTCCCCGAATTCGGGGCCATCGACCGCGAACTTCTTGAGAAAAAAATCCAGCCGCTCATCCATAGCCGCAACGTGGAGATCGGGCACGCGGAATACTACGAAGCGCTGGCTCTTAAACACTTCGTTGAGTTGCAGGAGGAGAACCTCTTCGCGGTAATGGAGCAGTTCTCTTTCCTCGCCAGGTATCCCCTGGCGTTCGCGGAGGTGGAGGACGACTACGAACCACCTTCGCCGGGGACGAAACAAGCGGTGAATATCTGCCGTGGTGCATCTCACAATTTCGCACGGTACACAGTTGCGCCTTCCCATCCTCTCCCTCCCGGAGCGCCTTTCATCTGGAACCCGGAGTACACGGGGATTCTCACCCTCTCGCCATTCCTGATCTACGGCCGCGCCACAACCGACGCCGAACAGAAGGAACGAGTAAAGGGAGTCGCCCATATCCAGGGTCTCATGGTGATGAACGGAGTCACGAAAGGCTCGCCGGTCTACACGAGCGTGGACGCCGAGGCGCAGTTCTCGCTCGATTCGTTCGAATTCCCGCCGAAAGAGCGCATTCAAGAGCAGGTGGATAGCGCGCTGAAGAAAGGGCTGGATGTACCCTCCCGCATGGAAACGCGGCTCAGTGAGGATGAGAAGGAGCTGTTCGTTCGGACCACGGACTATGTCGAGCCGGGATTTGAAAAAGAAAGCGTGCCCCTGCAAAAGAAGAAGCCTTCTCTGAAAACAGTGCTAGTATCAGCGATACTCGGCGTGCTTGTTCTCATCGTGGGATTCGCGCTGTATTCACGTTTCACTGCTCCCAAACAGCAAATCAGGTCCATCGCTGTGCTTGCTTTCCGAAATATAAGTGATGATCCAAAGCAAGAGTATTTATGTGAAGGTATAGCGGAAACCATCATTAATACCCTGACACGCGTTGATGGATTGAATGTTACCGCCCGAACATCAGCGTTTTCATTCAAGGGCAAGAATGTTACAATCGCTGAGATTGGAAAGGAACTGAATGTGGAAACCGTCCTTGAAGGCAGTATCCAGAAAGAAGGAGATAACATTCGTATCACAGCGCAGCTTATCAAGGTTGATGATGAATATCATCTCTGGTCGGATACATATAACCGTAAAATGGAGAGCATTTTTGCCATTCAGGATGAAATATCTCAGGCAATTGTGAGAGCGCTGAAAGGCAGGCTTTTAAAAGAAGAAAAAACAGCGATTAAGAAAAGGTATACCGAAAATACGGAAGCCTTTGAGCTATATCTACAAGGCCTTTCTTACTGGAATAAACGGAATGAGGAAGGGATGAAGATAGGAATTCAACACTTTCAACAAGCCATTTCGATAGACCCATTCTATGCACTGGCTTATGCGGGAATAGCAGACTGCTATAACATGCTTGGGTACTATAGCTACCTTAGTCCCAAAGAGGCGTATCCACGGGCAAAGATTGCTGCAGAGAAAGCCCTGAAGATTGACGATACACTTGCAGAAGCTCATGCATCTCTCGGGTGGGTGAGATTATTTTTTGACTGGGATTGGCCTGAAGCACAAAAAGAATTTAAGCAAGCCATTGATTTGAATCCAAACTATGCGGAAGCTCACTCTTGGTTTTCTGTTTATTTAAGAATTACGGGACAATTTGATGATGCCATTGCTGAGATTGATCGAGCTCAGGAGCTGGATCCTCTTTCGGTCAATATTATTACTACGGCGGGGAATGTACGAACAATCGTAGGACGATATAATGAAGCAATGGACTATTACAACAAGGCACTAGAAATGGATCCCTCCTTTCCATTAACATATTTTCACCTGGGACAGAATAACATTTATACTATGAGGTGGGAAGAAGCAATTGCCTCTCTCAATGAGTTCATGATCCTTTCAGGAAGTACACCACTCTCAATAGGCTTTCTTGGATATGCGTATGCTATGTCAGGCCGTAAGGATGAAGCATTAAAGATGCTTAAGCGGTTAAACGATCTTTCGATGGAGAGGTATGTTTCCCCATTTTTCAAAGCATTAATATTCATGGGGCTTGGCGAAAAGGATCAAGTATTTAAGTATCTGGAACAAGCATATGAAGATCGAGAGACTTGGCTTGTTACTAATCAATTTAAACTAATATTTCAAAGTCTTCGTGACGACCCAAGATTTACCGCTTTAATAAAAAAGAATCGAATTCCCGGAATAAGGGCTGTGCCATGA